From the Hemitrygon akajei chromosome 24, sHemAka1.3, whole genome shotgun sequence genome, the window tgctgggtctggaggacctgagtaataaaggaaagattaaataggttaggactttattccttggaacacagaagattgagaagagatgtgactgaggtatacaaaattatgaggggtgtggatagggtaaatgcaagcaggcttttcccactgagcttgggcggaactacaaccagaggtcatgggttaagggtgaaagatgaaaagtttagggggacatgagggggagcttcttcactcagagggtggtgagagtatgggaggagctgccagcgcaagtggtgcatgtgagctcgatttcaacatttaagagaagtttgcataggcacatggatggtagtggtatggagggctatggtttggatgcaggttgatgggagtaggcagtttaaattgtttggcattgactagatggactgaagggcctgtactttcctatgacaggCTGAAGGGTTCTTATGATAGCTTCCTGCTCCCACTATATTCATTTCTTCTGATGAAAAGTCTTTGACAAGAAACGTTAACCCTTTTCATttcccacagttgctgcctgacctgctcagtattTCCAGCCATAATTGATTTTATTTTAGATCTCTAGCTTCTACAGTTTTCTGATTTTCATTTTTATGTctttaaaagtttaaaaagatgGGGTGGCATGGCAGTGCAGTGGttggtgtaacactattacagtgccagcaacctggaTTCGATAccaacactgtctgtaaggagtttgtacattctccccgtgaccgcgtgggtttcctcccacagtccacagacgtTCTGGTTATGTGGTTGTAATTGGGTGGCATAGGTTTATTGAACTGGGATTGCCTGTTACCCTGTTGTATCTCTGAAAAAGTTTCTGAACATTAATTTCAACAGAACAAGTGATCTTACAGAAGTATTTTTAATGCCTCTACCTAAACCAATCAAATTACATGAAaaagcacatctacgtgaaatacTGTtgtaggaaatcagcatccatcatcagagatcctcaccacccaggccgtgctctcttctcactgctgccatcaggtagaaggtacaagagcctcaggactcacaccaccaggttcaagaacagttactacccctcaatcatcaggcttctgaataaaaggggatagtTACACTCATTccccccattattgaaatgttcccacaaacaacaatctcattttaaggactcattacctcatgttctcattatttactgctatttatttttatttgcgtttgcacagtttgctgtcttctgcactctggttgatctttcactgatcctgtgaTTGTTATTATGCTATAGATTTATTGactatgcccgcaggaaaagaaactcagggttgtatatggtgatatatatgtaggttgataataaaatttacattgaactttgaacttttaaatgtCTTCTTCAAATAGTAATTACTATTTCAGTACTAATTGTTATCTGTTATAAAGTGACTGATGCTGTTTATTCCTAGGATAATCCAAAATGGATTGGGACACCCTTCAAAGTTTGCTGGATGAAATGAACAAGTATTCCACGTCACTGGGGAAGGTGTGGCTCTCGGTCATTTTCATCTTCCGTCTGCTGGTGCTGGTGGTGGCGGCCGAGACCGTGTGGGGAGATGAGCAGAGTGACTTTGTCTGCAACACACAGCAGCCCGGTTGCAGGAACGTGTGCTACGACCgcttcttccccatctcccacatCCGGCTGTGGGTTTTCCAGCTCCTGGCTGTGACCATCCCGTCATGTCTCATCGGGATGCATGTTTCCCAATGGAGGAAAaacaagaaaaacatcaaaatCTTTAATCGGAATGCCGATCGGCAAAAAATAAAGATCGATACCTCTCTCCTTTGGACATACCTGGTGAGCCTCGTGTTCAAGATGTTACTTGAAGGCAGCTTTATGTATTTATTCTACTGGATCTACGAAGGATACCAGATGGTTCGACTAGTGAAGTGTAGCGAATATCCGTGCCCTAATACCGTTGACTGCTTCATTTCCAGACCAACCGAGAAAACCATTTTTACCGTGTTTATGCTGGTGACCTCAGCTCTGTGCGTCGCACTGAACGTGGCAGAACTCTGCTACCTAATTGTAAAATATTGCTTTGTTCAGCTAGAAAATCTTGTTTCCCTGCACTAGAGAACTGTACAAAGGCCTAAAGGTCAAAGAACTACCATTCCTTCCTCAAGCAAAAGGTGATGTTGACTGCTGAGATAGAACTACCGTTTTCCCCATAAAATTTAGCATTTTCTTCAGTGAGATTGTTACATAAAATATGTTTCCCTCATATTTTGATGAATTGAGATTAGATCCAAAATCTGAATTGCTGGTAGACATTTTGCAGCAGCTCGTCATTGGACCCAAGCAAAgtattttgctgtatgttttgatgtaggtatatgtgacagataaagctaatctttaaatcttcatCTAGTTACTGATGCAGACTCTTTAATTCTAGgtttatttattttcttgaaCGTCCCCTGATGCCAGTTCAGTGGGATTTAAACTCAAGCCCCTGGACTACTGATGTTGAACTGTGGATGCCAACTGTCTTCTGAAAACTTTGAGACGTTGTTGGCATTAACAATCGATACAACCTAAGGGTGAGCTGCAGGCAGCCCgtaagtgtcgccacacattccagcgccaacgtGGCACATTCACAATGCTTGGCAGGGGAACACAGAAGGCAACAAGCAACAAGCCATCTGCAGTAACAAaagccccgttcctccctcccatgcacacgttctccagtctccaggcttcaGCCATCAGACTTTAAATACATTGTTTTCATATAAACTTTATAGTTTTGTATAACTTTGGTTAGGTCACCCCTGGGGTTccggtcaccccattacaggaatgatgtggaggctgttggagtgggtgcagaagaggtttatcaggatgctaacTAGGTCAGAGGGCATGAACTATCAGGAAAGTGTGAACAATCTGGAAtatcggaggctgaggggtgacctgacagagtcaTAAGAGGCAGGGATAAGGTAGAAAATCAGAAACTCTGTCCCAGGGATCGTTATGtgtcatgttgtatgatgtgggcagtcattgtctttccatgaccatgattgttcttggcaaatttttctacagaagtggcttgccattgccttcttccgggcagtgtctttacaagatgggtgaccccagccatgatcaatactcttcagagattgtctgcctggtgtcagtggtcgcataaccaggacttgtgatgtgcaccagctgctcatacgactgtccaccacctgctcctgtggcttcacgtgaccctgatcgggggctaagcgggtgctacaccttgcccaagggtgacctgcaggttagcagaaGGAAGGGgcaccttacaccttctttggtagagacgtatctccaccccatcacTCCAGGTTAGAAGTGTCAAAATCTAGAGAGATTAGCTTAACGGTGAGAGGGGGGCAAGTTTAAAGGgtatgtgtggggcaagtttttttactgaAGAGTGCTGATTGCTCAAACACACTTCAGGGTTAGTGGTAACAGTGTAAACAAATGCAGTACTGGTCTTTCAGAAgcttttagacaggcacatgattATCTGGGGAACGGAGGAAAATGGATTACTGTATGTGCAATCAACAGGGATTAGTTTTTTTGGCATCATcctcgacacaacattgtgggccagagggTTCTGGGCTGTGGTATGTTATATGTTTAGAGTATCTAACCTTCACTATTGTTCATGAGTCCCATTATTGTCCAGCTTTGTTTCACTTTGTCCAGCCCATTACCGATGTTCTGGGAGCTAAATTATAAACACGTGCACCCAAACTGCAGGATTGGTACTCCTTTTATTTCAGTACATCACAAGTGGCTGCTTCTGCTGTGCTTAAATCCGGTGACTTTTCCTGATCATGGTGACTGTCCCTGCGGTAAGCTTCTGTAAGAGATGTAGGAGCTTAAATGAGTCAAAGTAATGGCAACGCGCCATCTATCAAATAGAACAAAGCCAGAAGGTGACAACAGAAACTGGTTTGAACAAGAAACTGGTTGAAActgggcatgacaaggcacagaagacatcatggtcatccactgcgacCGAGGAAGACCCCAATcttcataccactggacccaaTCTTCAAAGTGAATTGGGAATGTAGTGAATGAGATTATAATCAGATCTAACTTGGAAATTCTCTGactggaccacaaccttgtcattcaCCCccgccaaccccccccccccccccaccccaatcagggttatgtgaagccataggggcaggtggtggatggtcatatggtacacatcacaagtcctggttatgtgaccactgacaccaggcaaacaatctctgaagagaattgctaacggctggggtcacccatcttgtaaagacactgcccagaagaaggcaatgacaaaccagttCAGCAAaaaaactttgccaagaacaatcatgattatggaagaccatgattgcccacgtcatacaaatatgacatggcacaaaaaatgatgatgtcatatgacacggcacataatgataatgatgactGCCAGAGTAGTGTAGATGGCTGGTTGATAGTTGGCATGGATTTAGTAGGCAGACGCTGTCAAACCCATGATCAGCGAGTCCTGGGGCGGAAATACCCAGATGTCTGTGAAGCCTAATGTCTGAATGGAGAGAGTCTGGGACCAAGGAATAGAGGCCGAGCAACTGCCTGTCCTGGGGTAGGAGGCCtggctgtgtgtgtgagtgggtggaaaAGAGGCTTCTTTTGCCGTTGTTGTTGGTCATGTTGATCTGCTGAGCACTGTGGACATGCCAGTGTAAGCAGCAACATTGCAAACTGTCCTCAGCACCtcagtctgctcctccatttcatcacggctggtccgttttccctctcagccccaatctcctgccttctctccatatcccttcacactctgactaataaagaatctatcaaccttaaatatacccgataacttgacctccacaggtatctgtggaaacaaattccacagattcatcaccctctggccaaagaaattcctccacatctccatttGACATGGACGTCCCTCTGCCCTGACGCTGTGCCTTCTgtactagactccctcaccaagggaaacaccctctccacatccagtctatcgaggcctttcaacattcctccctcaatcttctgaacgtccttgggttgtgttggttgttaacacaaacaacacatttcactctatgttttgatgtgcatgtcataaataaataaatctgaagtcatagagtcatagaaaatttcagtgcccttcagcccatctagtccgtgccaaaccatttaaactgcatacTCCCACCAAggtgcacctggaccataaccctccatacccctcccatccacgtacctatgcaaccttctcttaaacgttgaaactgCGCTCGCATGCACTGCTTGtgcaggcagctcgttccacactctcttcagcaccttctgaatgaagaagtttcccctcatgttcccctaaacttttcaccttttgcccttgacccatgacctctagttgtggccccatccaatctcagtggaaaaagcctacttgcatttaccctcatgATTCTGTGCACCTCtgtcaaatctgctctcaatcttctacatttcaaGGAGTTTTGCTTCTATGCTGTGTTATTCTATGACTATATCTCACATAAGAAGTTTATCCATTGGTCTACTTTAGTGAGAAAGTTCACGTTGTACTGAGCAGAGTGTCAGGGGAAACCCTATGTCCTGCCATGGAGGGGATGCACTCTATGATCTTCGGTGCCATGAACCTCCGCGGTTCTACAATCCCCTGAATTTTGAACTCACCTCAATCATTTCGGATCCCTGCACCTCCTGTATGTGCTGAAAGTTTGGCAGTTTGCACACTAGCTTCCCACCTTCCATCAGAACTGTGCACTGTGCAAGAAAAATCATTGTAAGTGTGTGCAATGCACGCGGTAAGTCCTAACTTGCAGtcaggaaagagctgagaggtGAATGTGTTGTGCCATTTGCAGGTTAGCACAAATCTGTGTTTGTAAACAACATGGGACATCGACAGACCCTCAAGTCTGACCCACTGTTGTTCAGTTAATTCCCCACATACTCTTCAGAGTCTAAACATCTACCGATCCAGGCCTTGAAGAAGTCTAACAATGGAACATTCTTGCCGAGGAGAGTTTGGAAGTTCATAACCCTCTGAACAAAGAAATTTGCCCTGGCTGTTTTAAGCAGCTCACTCCTCATCCTGAACCTGTGACCCTTTGTCACGTTCCTGGAAACCCTTATTCTGGATGGTCCAGAGTGGGGAAACTACCTGTCAGCATCAGATCCTCGCAGAATACATTTCTGTTTGAGGAGAGTGTTGagtaggttacagtgggacatcgacaggatgcagagctgggctgagaaatgacagagttcaacccagaaaagggTGAAATGATGCGCTTTAAAGGGTTGAATACcagattaatggcaggattcttagcagtgtggagggacagagaGTCTTAGGCtgcatgtccatagatccctcaaagttgccgctcaagttgatagggtggttaagaaggtgtatggtgtgtagGCCTTCGTtagttgaggaactgagttaaagagttgtgaggtaatgttgcagctccttAAAACACTGTTTACACGAAGGcgaatgcaacgttggcattcatttctagaggtatagaatataagagcaggatgtgatgttgaggctctgtaaggcacctgtgagccacacttggagtattctgggcagttttggtctccttattttatatactgacattggagagggttcagagaagattcatgagaatgattccaggaatgaaagagttactgtatggaatgtctggcagctcttgggctgtattccctggagttcaggagaatgagaggggatctcatagaaacattctgaatgttaaaaggcctgaacagattaaatacggtaaagttatttcccatggtaggggagtctaggacaaaagggcacaacttcaggattgcaggatgtccatttagaaaagagatgcagagaaattactttagtcagagggtggtaaacctttggaacttgttgccatgagcagctgtggaggccaagtcattgggtgtatttaaggcagagatagataggttcttgattagcgagggtatggggagaaggcaggggagtggggatgactggaagaactggatcagcccatgattgaatggtggagcagactcgatgggctgaatggcctacttctgctcctatatcttgtggtcttattttgtgtatgttttgcttggatttccagcatctgcttggaatattgtgttcagctctggttgTCACTTTGTTATGCAAAGGAtaaggaaactttagagaggagtttacagaggagatttaccaggatgttgtctggattagagagcatgttttaagAGGATACGTTGAGTGAGCTAGAGCCTTTCTctgtggagtgaaggagggtgagaggtgacatgatagaggtctgTAAGAAGATTAGAGGCATTGGTGGAATGAGCTACCATCACCTTTGTCCCAGGACAGAGTGGCTAATATTTGAAGatgtagttttaaggtgattagaggagaGATGAGAGGTAGTTTTTCTACAGAGTGGcgggtgtatggaatgcactgctatgGGAAATGTTACAGGTAGAAACATTATAGAGttataagagactcttagatagacatgtGGATGAAAGAACATGGAGGGGCACGTAGGAAGGAAGAGTTAgagtgatcttggagtagatttaaaggtcagcacaactttgtgggctgaagggcctgcatagAGGGCAAGCTGGAGCACAGGCAGAGGTTGGTTATGGGGGGCAATGGTGGAAGTAGATGAAATAGCGGTGCTTAAGATGCTGTTACATGGACACAAGAATATGCAGagattagagcaggggttccactGACTCCTTGGTTACTGATGAGGCTCCTCGGGATATGGGTCATGGACAGACAGAATAGAATTTGTTTTGTTTGGTATCATGGTTAGCATAGACATTGAGGGCTGAgcagcctgttcttgtgctgtatggTTCTTCATCCTCCGAGTGAGGAAGCTGAGGTGAAATTACTGGTGCCTGGAAGCTGAGGGTCAGGTTTTCAGAGGCAAGACGTATTCCAGGAAGCAGTCACCCAACTTGCATTTAATAATGTTCTTGATGCACAAATTCCTTGCtttgtccacagatccctcaaaacTGCTCCCCAGGTTGAGAgtgtggtgtgttggctttcattagtcagagGATCGAGTTCAAGGGAAGAGAGGTAACTTTGCAGATCTATAAAACCTTGATTAGACCACGCTTGTGTTCaggtctggtcgcctcattataggaaggatgtggaagctttaaagaggtTGGAgagaggatgctgcctagattagagagcacaTTCCATGAGGATCAGTTACCCATGATAGAACAACTAGGAATCAGATGAAAATACCTTTATCTTTTTGCCATCCATGCTGGTGATATCAGCCTCTTTGCCAATGGTAAACTCATTGGTGACCGACTGATGGGGGGTTTTGGTTGTCACGACAAAGCTGTCCCCAGTTTGTTTGATTTCAATGGTAGGTTTGATATCTTTTCCAATCTTAATCGTGTCTTCTGAAATAGCTGTAAAAATGTACAAGTCAAACTGGAGTGAGATATCGTCGTTACAATCGTAGGTTAAATGTTGATTACGGAATTGAGGGGGTTGGTAGGATGGTGCTGAGGGAAGGGGCTTCAGACCATTCAATCATGattttggaggagaaacacctcatatttcatctgggtagcctccagcatCGATGGCAGGAACTTCGATCTCTCTAATTTTAAGTAatttctctccccctttctctctttttccattcctcattctggcttccctctcacccattttcttcacctgctcatcacctccttcTTATGCCaatctcctcccctttctcccatggtccactgtcttctATCGATTTCTTTTTGTTcaaccctttatcttttccacctctcacctgccagcttgttcttCCCCTTCCACCTCCACcaacttattctggcttcttcccctgtcctttccagtcctgatgaagagctggcccgaaacgtcgactgtttgttcctgCCCAACCCGCTGAGGTCCCCTCCAGGATGTTGCGTCTGTCGCTTGGATCAGGCAACACTCATTTGTCAAGTGACGCCCGATGTTTACCTACCTTGTTACTTTCTGTTgggcatctgtggaaggagcagATGTGTGCGATAATTAAGAGTTAGGATCAGGCACAGAGCAGTGATAATGGTTCATTGGTGCCCCATCACCACAGTACCCGCCACGTACAAACTGCATTATAGCAATTCACCATGTCTTCCCCATCACCTCTTCCACCAAGGACAAGGGCAGGAGGTGCATAGGACCACCATTAGCATGGACAAGAGGCACAGAAggttgggtcccacaccaccagcttcaggaacagttatttcctcctgaaccagcatggataacatcactcacttcaacactgaactgattctgcaacctacagactcattttcaaggactctacaactcatcttctcaggactttcttatttgcacagtttgtctccttttgcacattgtcgCTTGTCAGGCTTTGCCTGCTTATGTAAGGTTTTTCGTAAAATTCTACAGTATTTcatttttcctgtgaatgcctacaagaaaatgaatctcaatggtACTtcaatagtaaatttactttgaactttgaacctacaGCCGGTTCCCCACTAGCACTCACATCGTTCTGACTTAGAGATTTGTCACCAGTTCCAAATCCTGGGTTTAAATCTGGGAactgtgtccataaagtgactgtgggagcaccttcaccagTGGTTCAAGGGGAGGCTCGATATCAGATATCAAGGGTAATAAATATATGTTCAGACTGCTTATCCAATCTGTAGCTGGTTCACAAACCGTCTCAGTGAATATTTGATCAGTTCTGTCTGGGGTGTAAGATCATAAGataatggagcagaattaggccatttggcccattgagtctgctccaccattttatcaagggtaatccattttttctctcagccccaatctcctgtcttctccacatgtcccttcatggcctgactaatcaagaatctatcaactggaCTTAAATATGCTCAAAgatttgtcctccacagctgcctgtggcaaggaattccacagattcaccactctctggctaaagacttTACTCCTGATCTCCGTTCTAGATGGATgcctctctgttctgaggctatgtcctctagtcttagactcccccatcataggaagcatcctctccacctccactctgttgaggcctttcaacatttgataggtttcaatgcttccccccttattcttctggattccagtgagaagaggcccagagccatcaaacgttcctcataagaCAAGCCTTtcgatcctggaatcatttttgtaaactccctttgaaccctccccaatgtcagcacattctttcttagataaggggcccaaaactgctcacaatactccaagtgaggcctcaccagtgccttataaagtctcaacattacatccttgctttgtaCTCTAGTCCTAGTATTCAGCTAGTGAACGGTTTGTGTGACATTATTACGGCACAAGCAAACCTGGTTCAAtctctgtcactgtctgtaaaggGTTTCTACGTTCTCtctctgactgtgtgggtttcttctgggagcTTCAGttccctcccaaattccaaagatattatgtatttaatatttaagtaatggtTTGAataaatccctcctacctacatcatgtccatatccctccatcttcctcacattcatgtgcctatccaataaagtatttgcctctaccaccgtatcaggcagcacattccaggtatcTACGACTTtctgggtaaaaaacttacccctcacatcccctttgaacctaccccctctcaccttcaatgcatgccctctggtattagatgtttcaaccctgggaaacagatgctgtctgtccactctatctgtgcctctcataatcttataaacctctatcagatctcccctcagcctttgcCGCTCCAGGGAAAATGacacaagtttatccagcctctcgtgatagcacatcccctctaaaccaggcagcgtcctggtaaacctcttctgcgccctctccaaagactCAAAAACCtgcctatagtgaggcaaccagaactgtatgcaatactccagatgtggcctaaccagagttctgtaaagttgcaacataacctcttgacttttgaagttAATGCCCGACTAATAAAATCAAGCTTTGCATAAGCCTTCTTAGTCACCATAAAGAGCCTACCACGTGGTAAGTGTGCCCCTCACTaaaagtaaactcaaagttagaccAGCATTTTGGACTCTGAATCAttatgcagcctcctctacatttgcaAGACTTGTTATAAAATGGGGGACTGATCTGTTGAGTGTCTccgcaccatctgccacaagtgggacttccagTGTCAAACATTCCACTCCCATTCCAACGTGTTGGTCCACGGTCTCCTCTTTATGccgagatgaggccaccctcagggtgcaggagcaacatctgggtagccaccaacctgatggcatgaacatcgatttctccttctggtaaaataaTTACCCCTTTACCCCCCACTTCCTCTATTCTCTACtctgacctcttctcacctgcctatcaccacccctgggtccccacctctttccctttctcctatggtccactctcctctcctatcaagttccttcctctccagccctttacctttcccacccagcctggcttcacctatcaccttcgagctatccttcttcccctcctcccaaccattttattctggcgccttcccccttccttctcagtcctgttgaagggtctcggcccaaaatgtcaactgtttattgatgctgcctgagacTGTTTAtcgtctccatagatgctgtctgacctgctgagctcctccagcattttgcgtgtgtaaaCTTATGTCTCTGACATTCTACCTGAGTGTGGTTCCAAAAGTTCAATACAATCTGACATGCCGTTCACTGCTCAAGATGTTTAGTCTGTCCACCCCCAGTGCCTCATTACAGGGCACGCCATCTAAACAAGCAATGCAAGTACTGAACCTGCTTACTCGCAAACTCCCACTCCAGATATTCCCTCTTCTCTCCCTcccactgggcaggaggtacaaaaaTCTGAAAGCACGAACCACCAGCTTCTATCCCAGTGTTATCAGACAATTGAATGCTCCCCCAGTACAATAAACTCgactcttcacctcacaatctaccttgttatggcctAGCTGCACTGCCCCTTCCCTGTAACTGAAACACTtgactctgcattctgttattgttttcccgtGTACTGCCCCCATGTATCGACGTGGTGAAACGATCGAGGTGGCTGGCGTGCaaagcaaagtttttcactgtacttcggTATGTACGACAACAATAACCCAATTTACCCGTGAGCTCTTCAGCCAACAGAACAGGAGGCACCATCTATATACCGTATTTTCGTTCCTCATCgatgggtcagcagtggaaagggagagcagGTTCAAGTCCTGGttgccaacatctctgaagatctatccagaGCCCAAAGtattgtaattacaaagaaggcacgccagtggctatatttcattagggttTTGGAGAGATTTGAGACTCTAGCATTATTTCCTCAGGTGTACCACCTAGAACATTCTGTGGAGGCACTGATGCACAGGGTTGGGAAAAGCTACAGAGGGTtttaagctcagccagctccatcgtgggtaccACCGTCTGCACCATCGAGGACTCATCGAAAGACGATGCCTcaggaagacagcatccatcctGAAGGACCTCACCAAccgggacattccctcttctcattactaccatcaggaggaggtacaggagcctgaagacccctcttctcatccctaccatcagggaggaggtacaggagcctgaagacctctcttctcgttactaccatcagagaggaggtacaagagcctgaagaccccacttctcgttaccaccatcagggaggaggtacaggagcctgaagacccctcttctcattactaccatcagggaggagggacagg encodes:
- the LOC140715847 gene encoding gap junction beta-2 protein-like — encoded protein: MDWDTLQSLLDEMNKYSTSLGKVWLSVIFIFRLLVLVVAAETVWGDEQSDFVCNTQQPGCRNVCYDRFFPISHIRLWVFQLLAVTIPSCLIGMHVSQWRKNKKNIKIFNRNADRQKIKIDTSLLWTYLVSLVFKMLLEGSFMYLFYWIYEGYQMVRLVKCSEYPCPNTVDCFISRPTEKTIFTVFMLVTSALCVALNVAELCYLIVKYCFVQLENLVSLH
- the fabp10a gene encoding fatty acid-binding protein 10-A, liver basic; amino-acid sequence: MAFSGTWKVYSQENIENFMRALSISEDTIKIGKDIKPTIEIKQTGDSFVVTTKTPHQSVTNEFTIGKEADITSMDGKKIKCTVLMEGGKLVCKLPNFQHIQEVQGSEMIEKLTAGTVTMIRKSHRI